TAGCCGACACCGCACTCGAGCGCGGTGATCTCGTTGCTTGTTATACGCAGGTGGGATCGGCGGTCTGTCTCGGCAAGATGGTCGGCGATCCTGACGCAGAATCTGGTGTGGTCGTCGATCTAGAGCGGGTTCTCGTCTGAGGCGCAGTGTCCATGACAATCTGAAACGACACGCTTAAACAGCAGACACTCATCGTATCACGTGCGGGACCGTGGGGTAGTGGTATCCTCTGCGGATGGGGTCCGTAGGACCCGAGTTCAATTCTCGGCGGTCCCACTCGAAATTATCTAAGTGTTCAACTCTTAGACTCTCAACCACTCGAGAGTACCGAAAATCCAATTCTCGCTTTCGGTATATTACCACATAGCCGACAGCATTGTAGGGGGTGGTCTGCATGACGGTCGCACCGTGGCCGTCAGTCGACCATTCGACTTGCGAACACTGCGGTGCCCACGTCACCGATCGGTTCCGGCGCGTCTTCGGTGACGATCGGGACCGAGCCCACCGCTGCGGCGAGTGTGATTCGTACGCTCGACTGAGCCGCGGCTCCGCTGCTGGCGTCGATGTGCCGGTACCAGATCCGGAAACGTCCGCCGGCCGCCACGGAGGTGAGTCCGATGCCTGAACGAGTCGACCCGCGAAACCTCCCGTCTGGCTACTCGCCGGCTTTCATCCAGCTCTCTGACGGCCTGGTGTGCGTAGCGGACGCCACTGTCCGTGACTCGGGCTGGCTTGAGTTCACCGAGTGGTCCGGCACGACCGGTCTGGTGCCACCACGAGACTGCGGCCGGGTGAAGTTCATCGCGACGGAACTCGTCGAAGACGCGCTACGGCGACGTATCGCGGACGCCGATATTCGAGCGGAGTACGGCCCGGAAGGCGAGGTGAGCCGATGAGCGACCAATCTGCGAACGGTACTGTTCATCGGGAAGAGCCCACTGAGACGGTTTCGAACGGTGGTCGAAATAGCGACGGAACCGCGCGGATGCTTTCGAGATGGACTTTCGAATACGAACCCGCGCGGTTGATCGTCAGAGAGTATATGAGCGGGCGGACGCTGAACGCCTGCGCTGGCAAGACCAAACTCCAGCACGACGGTGAGATAGTCCGGAACGATCTGAACCCCGATCGTGACGCCGACACGAATCACGACGTTGCGGAGATTGCCGACTACTTCGAGCCGTGTTCATTCGATACGGTAATCTTTGATCCACCGTTCGACGAGAAGCAAGCTGAGACGAAGTACGATGGCCTGCACGCAATGGACGTGTACGCCGCCCTTGAGGACTTCAACGAACTGGTCCGACCTGGCGGCCATGTCATCACGTTCGGCTGGAATTCGTGGGGAATGCGGTCGTTCTCTGCCTTTGAGCGCGTCGAGACGGTCCTGCTCCAGCGCGGACCGATTCACCGCGACGTGATCGTGACGGTCGACCGTCGAACTACGCACTCGCTCACGAGCAACAACGGATGTACACTACAGACGGATGCTGACCGAAAGGGCGGTGGTTCGCGATGAGCCGTCTCGTCGAATCCGACGAGTGCGAACGATGCGGCGACCGGATTAGCGGTCTTCGTCGGCTCTGCTCGGACTGCACGCGTGACGTTCGCGACGCACGGGAGGGTCCGCTGTGAGTTCTCGCACGTCGGCCCTCGAGAGTTCGAAGGCCAGCGGTGACGCGCTCGAGGCGGAGTTGGTGCAGACGATCGACGCCCTGGAGTACGTCGGTGATCGGACCGCAACCTGGCACGACGCACGAACGACGACGCTCCTCGAGCCGGCCCACTCACTGCCGTTCTACGGCGTTGTGCTGGTCGAACCGGAGACGCCGGTCGAGATCAAAGGCTGCCAGATAGAGACGAGCAACGGAGACAGCACGACTCGCGGGCGGTTCTACGTTAAGCGCGACGCCCACGAGCAGTTGCTCGAGGCTGCCGGGATGTACCTGCTCGTCGTCTACATTCCGCGACCGGGATTGCCCCAGGTCGCCCGCGCGATTGTGCCGGCGACGATCGTCGACGAGCTGCTGGCCGGCCGGTGGTACGAGGTTGGCGGGTCGCGTTCGGAATCCGAGGTTGCGAAGCTCGCCTGGTCGCACGTCATCGATCCCGCTGGCGTTGATCCGTCGACGACGGTCGGTGATCCACGATGAGTTCCGACCTCGAGCACGGTGAGCGAGATCTCGCCGCTGAACTCCAGAGTCCAGCAGCGGGCCAGGTCGGCATTCCCGTTGACGCGATCTGCGTGGGCTGTGGGCAGACGCGAGTTAAGCGCGCTCCGCTCGCTGAAGTGAGTAAAGACCTGAGCAAGGACCCGACCGAACTCGAGGCAGAAGACCTCACGTCGCTCAAGCACGTCTGTCACCGCTGTGGGTCCGCGACGTGGTGGAACGTCGTGGCGGTCCTCTCGGGCCTCCTCGAGCAGGAACGGGGTGAGGAGGCGTGAGTCAGGTCGAGACGACGCCGCACGAGTGCGAAGGCCGCTGGAAGTGGGCCGACTGGGGCCGCGGCCCCTACGACGCACTTTCGTCGATCATACTCGGTCCGCCGTTCGAAGGCCACCTTGAGTTAGACACGGAGATCGACGGCGAACCGTGGCACCTCGTAGTGAAGTACAGCAAGTCGGGCTTCGCGCCGCGACTCTCCGACGGGATCAACGCTGAACGGCTCTACGAGTGGGACATCATCGGTCGTGGGCGCGGCGAGAGCAAGGCGACGTTCAACATCTCGCCCCGGTTCCCGAATATGCGCCACTGGGAAACCGGCGAGCCGCTGAATCTGCCGTGGGAGAATCAGGTCGGCGAGGTCGACGGTGTCGACGTCGAGTACCACATGAGCAACATCGAACCCGGACATGGGCTCGAGTTGCTGCCGGAGTTCTTCGCGGCGATCTTCGAGAAGGCGAACGAACGGGTACACTCGGAGTATTTCCGCACGGCGCCGCACGAGTCGAGTCGCATGTGGGCGTACGAGCGATACGTACGCATTCGTCGTGAATGGGCTGCCAAGCTCTCGTCGGCGGGAGTCCTGCAGAAAATTGCGCTCCACCTGTCCGACCTGGAGGGAGTCAAAGCAGAACTGCACATCGACAACGAGGAAGTGATCAACCACCAGAACCGGTTGAAACTGAACCCTGCCTCAGCGAAGGAACTCTTTCCGGACCACACCTACGGCCGCAAGTTCGAGATCTACCAGCTGGCCGATCCGGACGCAGTCTCGAAAGACCACCCCTCGTACCACCCGAAAGTGGAGGTCTTAGTCAACAAGAAGATGAACGACAACACGGCGTGGGCGTGGGCCGATCGGCACGAGGTCACCGAACAGATTGAGGAGACGCTGCTAAACGCGCTCCACTGGGAAGACATCCCGCTCGGACCGGACGGTAACGGTGTCTACGTCGAAGACGATCACTTCGACGCGGTTGCTCGAGACGATCTTGTCGAACTCTACGACGATCCGACGCCGCGCCTCGAGGCGAAGAGCGAACACCTGTTGATGACGACGCTGCAGGATCTGGGCGAGACGCCGCGGGAAGTGACTGAAGAGGTCGCGACCGACGGCGGGTCGACCGTCGACGAACTCGCCGACCAGCTCGGGAAGCACCCCGCGACGATCTACCGAGCGATTCAGGATCTGGACGATATTCTTGAGCTGGACCAGGGCGAGGTATCGTTCCGAGTCCGGAAGTACCGCGAGGAGTTGCGTGCGCTCGTCGAGTCAGCGGAGTACGCGATCGAGAGCTTCGCCGATCGGATTCAGCACGTGATGGGCCTCGCCGATCACGTCGCCGAGTCCTCGCCGTTCCAGCAGTGGCTTGCGGAGAACGGTGCCGAGATCGAATACGACGAGGCCGGGAACCCGAAGAAGCTCCGCATCGATGCGA
The DNA window shown above is from Natrialba magadii ATCC 43099 and carries:
- a CDS encoding DUF7563 family protein encodes the protein MVCMTVAPWPSVDHSTCEHCGAHVTDRFRRVFGDDRDRAHRCGECDSYARLSRGSAAGVDVPVPDPETSAGRHGGESDA
- a CDS encoding DUF7845 domain-containing protein codes for the protein MSQVETTPHECEGRWKWADWGRGPYDALSSIILGPPFEGHLELDTEIDGEPWHLVVKYSKSGFAPRLSDGINAERLYEWDIIGRGRGESKATFNISPRFPNMRHWETGEPLNLPWENQVGEVDGVDVEYHMSNIEPGHGLELLPEFFAAIFEKANERVHSEYFRTAPHESSRMWAYERYVRIRREWAAKLSSAGVLQKIALHLSDLEGVKAELHIDNEEVINHQNRLKLNPASAKELFPDHTYGRKFEIYQLADPDAVSKDHPSYHPKVEVLVNKKMNDNTAWAWADRHEVTEQIEETLLNALHWEDIPLGPDGNGVYVEDDHFDAVARDDLVELYDDPTPRLEAKSEHLLMTTLQDLGETPREVTEEVATDGGSTVDELADQLGKHPATIYRAIQDLDDILELDQGEVSFRVRKYREELRALVESAEYAIESFADRIQHVMGLADHVAESSPFQQWLAENGAEIEYDEAGNPKKLRIDAILSLLKGDSFENAREIAQEAIDAWRHSGNDVVQFSKVSMVWRTPGGGRDSHRVGSIADW